A DNA window from Gorilla gorilla gorilla isolate KB3781 chromosome 19, NHGRI_mGorGor1-v2.1_pri, whole genome shotgun sequence contains the following coding sequences:
- the CHD3 gene encoding chromodomain-helicase-DNA-binding protein 3 isoform X20, which produces MASPLRDEEEEEEEMVVSEEEEEEEEEGDEEEEEVEAADEDDEEDDDEGVLGRGPGHDRGRDRHSPPGCHLFPPPPPPPPPLPPPPPPPPPDKDDIRLLPSALGVKKRKRGPKKQKENKPGKPRKRKKRDSEEEFGSERDEYREKSESGGSEYGTGPGRKRRRKHREKKEKKTKRRKKGEGDGGQKQVEQKSSATLLLTWGLEDVEHVFSEEDYHTLTNYKAFSQFMRPLIAKKNPKIPMSKMMTILGAKWREFSANNPFKGSAAAVAAAAAAAAAAVAEQVSAAVSSATPIAPSGPPALPPPPAADIQPPPIRRAKTKEGKGPGHKRRSKSPRVPDGRKKLRGKKMAPLKIKLGLLGGKRKKGGSYVFQSDEGPEPEAEESDLDSGSVHSVSGRPDGPVRTKKLKRGRPGRKKKKVLGCPAVAGEEEVDGYETDHQDYCEVCQQGGEIILCDTCPRAYHLVCLDPELDRAPEGKWSCPHCEKEGVQWEAKEEEEEYEEEGEEEGEKEEEDDHMEYCRVCKDGGELLCCDACISSYHIHCLNPPLPDIPNGEWLCPRCTCPVLKGRVQKILHWRWGEPPVAVPAPQQADGNPDVPPPRPLQGRSEREFFVKWVGLSYWHCSWAKELQLEIFHLVMYRNYQRKNDMDEPPPLDYGSGEDDGKSDKRKVKDPHYAEMEEKYYRFGIKPEWMTVHRIINHSVDKKGNYHYLVKWRDLPYDQSTWEEDEMNIPEYEEHKQSYWRHRELIMGEDPAQPRKYKKKKKELQGDGPPSSPTNDPTVKYETQPRFITATGGTLHMYQLEGLNWLRFSWAQGTDTILADEMGLGKTIQTIVFLYSLYKEGHTKGPFLVSAPLSTIINWEREFQMWAPKFYVVTYTGDKDSRAIIRENEFSFEDNAIKGGKKAFKMKREAQVKFHVLLTSYELITIDQAALGSIRWACLVVDEAHRLKNNQSKFFRVLNGYKIDHKLLLTGTPLQNNLEELFHLLNFLTPERFNNLEGFLEEFADISKEDQIKKLHDLLGPHMLRRLKADVFKNMPAKTELIVRVELSPMQKKYYKYILTRNFEALNSRGGGNQVSLLNIMMDLKKCCNHPYLFPVAAMESPKLPSGAYEGGALIKSSGKLMLLQKMLRKLKEQGHRVLIFSQMTKMLDLLEDFLDYEGYKYERIDGGITGALRQEAIDRFNAPGAQQFCFLLSTRAGGLGINLATADTVIIFDSDWNPHNDIQAFSRAHRIGQANKVMIYRFVTRASVEERITQVAKRKMMLTHLVVRPGLGSKAGSMSKQELDDILKFGTEELFKDENEGENKEEDSSVIHYDNEAIARLLDRNQDATEDTDVQNMNEYLSSFKVAQYVVREEDKIEEIEREIIKQEENVDPDYWEKLLRHHYEQQQEDLARNLGKGKRVRKQVNYNDAAQEDQDNQSEYSVGSEEEDEDFDERPEGRRQSKRQLRNEKDKPLPPLLARVGGNIEVLGFNTRQRKAFLNAVMRWGMPPQDAFTTQWLVRDLRGKTEKEFKAYVSLFMRHLCEPGADGSETFADGVPREGLSRQQVLTRIGVMSLVKKKVQEFEHINGRWSMPELMPDPSADSKRSSRASSPTKTSPTTPEASATNSPCTSKPATPAPSEKGEGIRTPLEKEEAENQEEKPEKNSRIGEKVETEADAPSPAPSLGERLEPRKIPLEDEVPGVPGEMEPEPGYRGDREKSATESTPGERGEEKPLDGQEHRERPEGETGDLGKRAEDVKGDRELRPGPRDEPRSNGRREEKTEKPRFMFNIADGGFTELHTLWQNEERAAISSGKLNEIWHRRHDYWLLAGIVLHGYARWQDIQNDAQFAIINEPFKTEANKGNFLEMKNKFLARRFKLLEQALVIEEQLRRAAYLNLSQEPAHPAMALHARFAEAECLAESHQHLSKESLAGNKPANAVLHKASPTPNLALPV; this is translated from the exons ATGGCTTCCCCTCTGagggacgaggaggaggaggaggaggagatggtggtgtcggaggaggaagaagaggaggaagaagagggcgacgaggaggaggaggaggtggaggcggCCGACGAGGACGATGAGGAGGACGACGACGAGGGAGTACTCGGGCGCGGGCCGGGCCACGACCGGGGCCGCGACCGCCACAGCCCCCCCGGCTGCCACCTcttcccgccgccgccgccgccgccgccaccgctgcccccgccgccgccgcccccgccgccaG ATAAGGATGACATTCGGCTGCTGCCTTCAGCATTGGGTGTGAAGAAGAGAAAACGAGGACCCAAGAAGCAGAAGGAGAACAAGCCAGGAAAACCCCGAAAACGCAAGAAGCGT gaCAGTGAGGAGGAATTTGGTTCTGAGCGAGATGAGTACCGGGAGAAGTCAGAGAGTGGGGGCAGTGAATATGGAACCGGACCGGGTCGGAAACGAAGAAGGAAGCACcgagaaaaaaaggagaagaagacaaAGCGGCGGAAAAagggggagggagatggggggcaAAAG CAAGTGGAACAGAAGTCATCAGCAACTCTGCTTCTGACCTGGGGCCTGGAGGATGTGGAGCATGTGTTCTCTGAGGAGGATTACCACACGCTCACCAACTACAAAGCCTTCAGCCAGTTCATGAG GCCCCTAATTGCTAAGAAGAATCCTAAGATCCCAATGTCTAAGATGATGACCATCCTTGGGGCCAAATGGAGAGAGTTCAGCGCCAACAACCCCTTCAAGGGGTCAGCAGCTGCTgtggcggcggcagcggcagcagcagcagcagctgtagCTGAGCAGGTGTCAGCTGCTGTCTCGTCAGCCACCCCCATAGCACCCTCCGGACCCCCCGCCCTTCCACCACCCCCTGCTGCTGATATCCAGCCCCCACCCATCCGAAGAGCCAAAACCAAAGAGGGCAAAG GTCCAGGCCATAAGAGGCGGAGTAAGAGCCCCCGAGTGCCTGATGGACGCAAGAAGCTTCGGGGAAAGAAAATGGCACCACTCAAAATAAAACTAGGGCTTCTGGGtggcaagaggaagaaaggaggctCG TATGTTTTTCAGAGCGACGAAGGTCCTGAACCAGAGGCTGAGGAATCAGACCTGGACAGTGGCAGTGTCCACAGTGTCTCAGGCCGGCCTGATGGCCCTGTCCGCACCAAGAAACTAAAGAGAGGCCGgccaggaaggaagaagaagaagg TCCTGGGCTGTCCTGCAGTGGccggggaggaggaggttgaTGGCTACGAGACGGATCACCAGGATTACTGTGAGGTGTGCCAGCAGGGTGGGGAAATTATTCTGTGTGACACCTGCCCTCGTGCCTACCACCTCGTCTGCCTTGATCCTGAGCTTGACCGGGCTCCAGAGGGCAAATGGAGCTGCCCTCACTGT GAGAAGGAGGGGGTCcagtgggaggccaaggaggaagaagaagaatacgaagaggagggagaggaagaaggggagaaggaggaggaggacgatCACATGGAGTACTGCCGCGTATGCAAGGACGGCGGGGAGCTCCTGTGCTGTGACGCGTGCATCTCCTCCTACCACATTCATTGTCTAAACCCTCCCCTGCCTGACATTCCCAATGGTGAATGGCTGTGTCCCCGATGCACA TGCCCCGTGCTGAAGGGTCGAGTGCAGAAGATCCTACATTGGCGGTGGGGGGAGCCACCTGTAGCAGTGCCAGCCCCTCAACAGGCAGATGGAAATCCAGATGTCCCACCCCCCCGTCCTCTTCAAGGCAGATCAGAGCGAGAGTTCTTTGTCAAGTGGGTAGGACTATCCTACTGGCACTGCTCCTGGGCCAAGGAGCTTCAG CTGGAAATCTTCCATTTGGTTATGTATCGAAACTACCAGCGGAAGAATGACATGGATGAGCCCCCACCCCTGGACTATGGCTCCGGCGAGGATGATGGGAAGAGTGACAAGCGTAAAGTGAAAGACCCACACTATGCTGAGATGGAGGAGAAGTACTATCGTTTTGGCATCAAGCCAGAGTGGATGACCGTCCACCGTATCATCAACCACAG TGTGGATAAAAAGGGGAATTACCACTATCTAGTAAAATGGAGGGACTTACCATATGACCAGTCCACGTGggaggaagatgaaatgaatatcCCTGAATATGAAGAACATAAGCAAAGCTACTGGAGACACCG AGAACTAATTATGGGGGAAGACCCTGCCCAGCCCCGCAagtataagaagaagaagaaggagctACAGGGTGATGGGCCTCCCAGTTCTCCCACTAATGAT CCTACCGTGAAATATGAGACTCAGCCACGGTTTATCACAGCCACTGGAGGCACCCTGCACATGTATCAGTTGGAAGGGCTGAACTGGCTACGCTTCTCCTGGGCCCAGGGCACTGACACCATTCTAGCTGATGAGATGGGGCTGGGCAAGACCATACAAACCATCGTCTTCCTCTACTCACTCTACAAGGAG GGCCACACAAAAGGTCCCTTCCTGGTGAGTGCCCCACTCTCTACTATCATTAACTGGGAGCGGGAGTTCCAGATGTGGGCACCCAAATTCTATGTGGTGACATACACGGGTGACAAGGACAGCCGGGCCATCATTCGTGAGAATGAATTCTCCTTTGAGGACAATGCCATCAAAGGGGGCAAGAAAGCTTTTAAGATGAAG AGGGAGGCACAGGTGAAGTTCCATGTTCTCCTGACATCGTATGAGCTGATCACCATTGATCAGGCAGCACTTGGTTCCATCCGCTGGGCCTGTCTTGTGGTAGATGAGGCCCATCGACTCAAGAACAACCAGTCCAAG TTTTTCAGGGTTCTCAATGGTTACAAGATAGATCATAAGTTGCTGCTGACAGGAACCCCATTGCAGAATAATCTGGAGGAGCTCTTCCATCTCCTGAACTTCCTCACCCCAGAGAGATTTAA CAActtggagggcttcctggaggagtttGCTGACATATCCAAAGAGGACCAGATCAAGAAACTGCATGATTTGCTGGGGCCACACATGCTGCGGAGACTCAAGGCAGATGTCTTTAAGAACATGCCAGCCAAGACAGAGCTCATCGTTCGGGTGGAGCTAAGCCCCATGCAGAA GAAATACTACAAATACATCCTGACTCGAAATTTTGAGGCCTTGAATTCACGAGGTGGTGGGAACCAGGTGTCGCTGCTTAATATCATGATGGATCTTAAGAAGTGCTGCAACCATCCATACCTTTTTCCCGTGGCTGCTATG GAGTCCCCCAAACTCCCCAGTGGGGCTTATGAGGGTGGGGCACTTATTAAGTCGTCTGGGAAGCTCATGCTGCTCCAGAAGATGCTGCGAAAGCTGAAGGAGCAAGGACACCGAGTGCTCATCTTCTCCCAG ATGACCAAAATGTTAGACTTGCTTGAGGACTTCTTAGACTATGAAGGCTACAAGTATGAGCGCATCGATGGTGGTATCACGGGTGCCCTGAGGCAGGAGGCCATCGATCGGTTTAATG CTCCTGGGGCCCAACAATTCTGCTTCCTCCTGTCCACCCGAGCTGGGGGCCTGGGCATCAATCTGGCCACTGCTGACACTGTCATCATCTTTGATTCTGACTGGAACCCCCATAATGACATCCAG GCCTTTAGCCGGGCTCATCGGATTGGCCAGGCCAACAAAGTGATGATTTACCGGTTTGTGACTCGCGCGTCAGTGGAAGAGCGAATCACACAAGTGGCCAAGAGAAAGATGATGCTGACACACCTGGTTGTGCGGCCTGGGCTGGGCTCCAAGGCAGGCTCCATGTCCAAGCAGGAGCTTGACGACATTCTCAAATTTGGCACTGAAGAGCTATTCAAGGATGAAAACGAGG GGGAGAACAAGGAGGAGGACAGCAGTGTGATTCATTATGACAATGAGGCCATCGCTCGGCTGTTGGACCGGAACCAGGATGCAACTGAGGACACTGACGTGCAGAACATGAATGAGTATCTCAGCTCCTTCAAGGTGGCACAGTACGTCGTGCGGGAAGAAGACAAG ATTGAGGAAATTGAGCGAGAGATCATCAAGCAGGAGGAGAATGTGGACCCTGACTACTGGGAGAAGCTGCTGAGGCATCACTATGAGCAACAGCAGGAAGACCTAGCCCGGAATCTAGGCAAGGGCAAGCGGGTTCGCAAGCAAGTTAACTACAATGATGCTGCTCAGGAAGACCAAG ACAACCAGTCAGAGTACTCGGTGGGTTcagaggaggaggatgaagactTCGATGAACGTCCTGAAG GGCGTAGACAGTCAAAGAGGCAGCTCCGGAATGAGAAAGATAAGCCACTGCCTCCACTGCTGGCCCGAGTCGGGGGCAACATTGAG GTGCTGGGCTTCAACACCCGTCAGCGGAAGGCTTTCCTCAATGCTGTGATGCGCTGGGGGATGCCACCACAGGATGCCTTCACCACGCAGTGGCTGGTGCGGGACCTGAGGGGCAAGACTGAGAAGGAGTTTAA GGCCTATGTGTCTTTGTTCATGCGCCATCTGTGTGAGCCTGGGGCAGACGGCTCTGAAACCTTTGCCGATGGGGTCCCTCGGGAGGGACTGAGTCGCCAGCAGGTGTTGACCCGCATTGGAGTCATGTCTCTCGTCAAAAAGAAG GTGCAGGAGTTTGAGCACATCAATGGGCGTTGGTCAATGCCGGAACTGATGCCTGACCCCAGCGCCGATTCTAAGCGCTCCTCCAGAGCCTCCTCTCCTACCAAAACATCTCCCACCACTCCTGAGGCTTCTGCTACCAACAGTCCCTGCACCTCTAAACCTG CTACTCCAGCTCCAAGTGAGAAAGGAGAAGGCATAAGGACACCTCTTGAGAAGGAGGAAGCTGAAAACCAGGAGGAAAAGCCAGAGAAGAACAGCAGAATTGGGGAGAAGGTGGAGACAGAG GCTGatgcccccagcccagccccatcaCTTGGGGAGCGGCTGGAGCCAAGGAAGATTCCTCTAGAGGATGAGGTGCCAGGGGTGCCTGGAGAGATGGAGCCTGAACCTGGGTACCGTGGGGACAGAGAGAAGTCAG CCACAGAGTCGACGCCAGGAGAAAGGGGGGAGGAGAAGCCGTTGGATGGACAGGAACACAGGGAGAGGCCGGAGGGGGAAACAGGGGATTTGGGCAAGAGAG CAGAAGATGTAAAAGGTGACCGGGAGCTTCGACCAGGGCCTCGAGATGAGCCACGGTCCAATGGGCGACgagaggaaaagacagagaagCCCCGGTTCATGTTCAATATCGCCGATGGTGGCTTCACAG AGCTTCACACACTGTGGCAGAATGAGGAACGGGCAGCTATTTCCTCGGGGAAACTCAATGAGATCTGGCACAGAAGACATGACTATTGGCTTCTGGCTGGGATTGTCCT CCATGGCTATGCACGGTGGCAGGACATCCAGAATGATGCTCAATTTGCCATTATCAATGAGCCATTTAAAACTGAAGCCAATAAGGGGAACTTTCTGGAGATGAAAAATAAGTTCCTGGCCCGGAGGTTCAAG CTCCTGGAGCAGGCGCTGGTGATTGAGGAGCAGCTGCGGCGGGCGGCCTACCTGAACCTGTCGCAGGAGCCGGCGCACCCCGCCATGGCCCTCCACGCCCGCTTCGCCGAGGCCGAGTGCCTGGCCGAGAGCCACCAGCACCTCTCCAAGGAGTCGCTGGCGGGGAACAAGCCGGCCAACGCCGTCCTGCACAAGG CATCCCCAACCCCAAACCTTGCTCTTCCAGTATGA